The Nothobranchius furzeri strain GRZ-AD chromosome 6, NfurGRZ-RIMD1, whole genome shotgun sequence genome includes a region encoding these proteins:
- the LOC139070466 gene encoding uncharacterized protein isoform X2: MVEEGHFAGSEPSARQNILIHHVLTPDLLTRQQQAAPTDDETGKELVLALYDYQEKSPREVTMKKGDILTLLNSTNKLNEDGETGRTWSRSRSCRRSLTTSRRT; this comes from the exons atggtggaagaag gtcacttcgctggttcagaaccctcggcccgtcagaacattcttatccaccacgttctaacaccagacctgttaacccgacagcaacaagcggctccaactgacgatgagaccgggaaggagctggttctggctctgtacgactaccaggagaagagtcctcgagaggtcaccatgaagaagggcgacatcctcacgctgctcaacagcaccaacaag ctgaatgaggatggagagacgggtcggacctggagcaggtcgaggtcttgcagaagaagtttgacgacttccagaag gacctga
- the LOC139070466 gene encoding uncharacterized protein isoform X1, translating to MVLVTPPQPFLISNQRGAFLFKVDGGHKLTPEDCLSFGFLSTSLDTDLYSRIWIFNTRTLSPTSITHLSSHPVPHPPGRPASLHLCSLSCASSLTLSPPANTYTHHNAELLLQFQPQTYLCTLSSS from the exons atggttctggtgactccaccccagccgttcctgatcagcaatcagcggggtgctttcctatttaaggtggatggaggacacaagttgacgccagaagattgcctcagttttg gattcctgtcgacctcattggatactgacctctactccaggatttggatattcaacacacggaccttatcaccaacctccataacccacctctcatctcacccagtgccccatccaccaggacgccccgcttctctccacctctgctccctctcctgcgcttcctctctaactctctctcctccagccaacacatacacccaccaca acgctgagctgttgttgcagttccaaccacagacttatctgtgcaccttaagttcctcataa
- the LOC139070466 gene encoding spectrin alpha chain, non-erythrocytic 1-like isoform X4, translating to MVEEGHFAGSEPSARQNILIHHVLTPDLLTRQQQAAPTDDETGKELVLALYDYQEKSPREVTMKKGDILTLLNSTNKVVLLELASLAE from the exons atggtggaagaag gtcacttcgctggttcagaaccctcggcccgtcagaacattcttatccaccacgttctaacaccagacctgttaacccgacagcaacaagcggctccaactgacgatgagaccgggaaggagctggttctggctctgtacgactaccaggagaagagtcctcgagaggtcaccatgaagaagggcgacatcctcacgctgctcaacagcaccaacaag gttgttttacttgaactcgcgtctttagctgaatga
- the LOC139070466 gene encoding spectrin alpha chain, non-erythrocytic 1-like isoform X3 — MNLASRLSPRKERPWWKKQQAAPTDDETGKELVLALYDYQEKSPREVTMKKGDILTLLNSTNKLNEDGETGRTWSRSRSCRRSLTTSRRT; from the exons atgaacctcgcatcaaggctgtcacccagaaaggagagaccatggtggaagaag caacaagcggctccaactgacgatgagaccgggaaggagctggttctggctctgtacgactaccaggagaagagtcctcgagaggtcaccatgaagaagggcgacatcctcacgctgctcaacagcaccaacaag ctgaatgaggatggagagacgggtcggacctggagcaggtcgaggtcttgcagaagaagtttgacgacttccagaag gacctga